Proteins encoded by one window of Pigmentiphaga litoralis:
- the rpsD gene encoding 30S ribosomal protein S4, giving the protein MARYIGPKCKLSRREGTDLFLKSARRSLDSKCKLESKPGQHGRTSGSRTSDYGLQLREKQKLKRMYGIMEKQFRKYFEEADRRKGNTGENLIQLLESRFDNVVYRMGFGSTRAEARQLVSHKAFALNGVTANVPSIQIKAGDVVVVREKAKKQARIQEALTLAASQGMPQWVSVDANKLEGTFKQVPDRADVARDINESMVVELYSR; this is encoded by the coding sequence GTGGCACGTTATATTGGCCCTAAATGTAAGCTGTCCCGTCGTGAAGGCACCGACCTCTTCCTGAAGAGCGCGCGCCGTTCGCTGGACTCCAAGTGCAAGCTGGAAAGCAAGCCTGGTCAACATGGTCGCACCTCCGGTTCGCGTACCTCGGACTACGGCCTGCAACTGCGTGAAAAGCAAAAGCTGAAGCGCATGTACGGCATCATGGAAAAGCAGTTCCGCAAGTACTTCGAAGAAGCCGACCGCCGCAAGGGCAACACCGGCGAAAACCTGATCCAGTTGCTGGAATCGCGTTTTGACAACGTGGTGTACCGCATGGGTTTTGGCTCGACTCGCGCTGAAGCGCGTCAGTTGGTCAGCCACAAGGCTTTCGCTTTGAACGGTGTGACCGCCAACGTGCCGTCGATCCAGATCAAGGCCGGCGACGTCGTCGTTGTCCGCGAAAAGGCGAAGAAGCAAGCCCGTATTCAAGAAGCCCTGACCCTGGCCGCCTCGCAAGGCATGCCGCAGTGGGTCAGCGTCGACGCCAACAAGCTTGAAGGTACCTTCAAGCAGGTTCCTGACCGCGCTGACGTCGCCCGCGACATCAACGAATCGATGGTCGTCGAACTGTACTCGCGTTAA
- the rpsK gene encoding 30S ribosomal protein S11, which yields MAKSPNNNASQRVRKKIKKSVSDGIAHVHASFNNTIITITDRQGNALSWATSGGAGFKGSRKSTPFAAQVAAEAAGRVALEYGIKTLEVRIKGPGPGRESSVRALNALGIKISSIADITPVPHNGCRPPKRRRI from the coding sequence ATGGCGAAATCACCGAACAACAATGCTTCGCAGCGTGTTCGCAAGAAAATCAAGAAGAGCGTTTCGGACGGTATCGCGCACGTCCACGCGTCCTTCAACAACACCATCATCACGATCACCGATCGCCAGGGCAATGCTCTGTCGTGGGCGACGTCGGGTGGTGCTGGCTTCAAGGGCTCGCGTAAATCGACCCCGTTTGCAGCGCAGGTTGCTGCTGAAGCCGCCGGCCGCGTTGCGCTGGAATACGGTATCAAGACGCTCGAAGTGCGTATCAAGGGTCCAGGCCCAGGTCGCGAATCGTCCGTCCGCGCGTTGAACGCACTGGGCATCAAGATCTCGAGCATCGCCGACATCACGCCAGTGCCGCACAACGGCTGCCGTCCGCCGAAGCGTCGTCGTATCTAA
- the rpsM gene encoding 30S ribosomal protein S13, giving the protein MARIAGINIPPHQHTEIGLTAIFGIGRTRARMICESANVLGSKKVKDLNDAELERIREHVNAFTVEGDLRREIQLSIKRLIDLGSYRGLRHKRGLPVRGQRTRTNARTRKGPRRAAASLKK; this is encoded by the coding sequence ATGGCCCGTATCGCTGGCATCAACATTCCGCCGCATCAGCACACCGAAATCGGTCTGACGGCAATCTTCGGCATCGGCCGTACCCGCGCTCGCATGATCTGCGAATCGGCGAACGTGCTCGGCTCGAAGAAGGTCAAGGATCTGAACGACGCTGAACTCGAGCGGATTCGTGAACACGTGAACGCATTCACCGTTGAAGGTGACCTGCGTCGCGAGATCCAACTGTCGATCAAGCGTCTGATCGACCTCGGCTCTTACCGTGGTCTGCGTCACAAGCGCGGTCTGCCAGTGCGCGGTCAGCGTACTCGCACCAACGCTCGTACCCGCAAGGGTCCGCGTCGCGCAGCCGCATCGCTCAAAAAGTAA
- the rpmJ gene encoding 50S ribosomal protein L36 → MKVMASVKRICRNCKVIKRKGVVRIICTDPRHKQRQG, encoded by the coding sequence ATGAAAGTAATGGCATCAGTTAAACGGATCTGCCGTAACTGCAAGGTCATCAAGCGCAAGGGCGTAGTGCGGATCATCTGCACCGACCCGCGCCACAAGCAACGTCAGGGCTAA
- the secY gene encoding preprotein translocase subunit SecY: protein MANANALGKPGKYGDLKRRLVFLLLALVVYRIGTHIPVPGIDPVQLSSLFNQNSGGILGLFNMFSGGALSRFSIFALGIMPYISASIIMQLMSVIVPSLEAIKKEGEAGRRKITQYTRYGTLALAMVQAVGISVALESQAGLVIDPGMVFRVTTMISLVTGTMFLMWLGEQITERGLGNGISILIFSGIAAGLPHALAGLFELVNTGAMAVLSALFIIVLVVLVTAFVVFVERGQRKIVVNYAKRQVGNRVYGGQSSHLPLKLNMAGVIPPIFASSIILFPATVASWFSSGDGMRWLKDLAGALSPGQPLYISLYAIAIVFFCFFYTALVFNSRETADNLKKSGAFVPGIRPGEQTARYIDKILMRLTFSGAIYITLVCLLPEFLVLRWNVPFYFGGTSLLIIVVVTMDFMAQVQAYVMSHQYDSLLKKANFKGGNQPVR, encoded by the coding sequence TTGGCTAATGCGAACGCACTGGGTAAACCAGGCAAGTACGGCGATCTGAAACGTCGGCTGGTTTTCCTGTTGCTCGCCCTGGTGGTGTACCGGATCGGTACACACATCCCCGTTCCGGGGATTGATCCGGTCCAGTTGTCTTCCCTGTTCAATCAGAACTCGGGCGGCATTCTGGGCCTGTTCAATATGTTCTCGGGCGGTGCGCTTTCGCGTTTCTCGATCTTTGCATTGGGGATCATGCCGTACATTTCGGCGTCGATCATCATGCAGCTGATGTCGGTCATCGTGCCGTCGTTGGAAGCGATCAAGAAAGAAGGCGAGGCCGGGCGACGCAAGATCACGCAGTACACACGCTACGGTACGTTGGCGTTGGCGATGGTTCAGGCGGTAGGTATCTCTGTCGCCCTGGAGTCGCAAGCTGGATTGGTCATTGATCCGGGCATGGTCTTTCGCGTCACGACGATGATTTCGTTGGTCACGGGAACGATGTTCCTGATGTGGTTGGGTGAGCAGATCACGGAACGTGGTCTGGGCAACGGTATTTCCATCCTGATCTTCTCGGGTATCGCCGCGGGTCTCCCGCATGCGCTGGCCGGATTGTTCGAGCTGGTCAATACGGGCGCCATGGCAGTCCTGTCCGCGCTGTTCATCATCGTCCTGGTGGTGTTGGTTACGGCCTTTGTGGTGTTCGTGGAACGCGGACAACGCAAGATCGTCGTCAACTACGCCAAGCGTCAGGTGGGCAATCGTGTGTACGGCGGCCAGAGCTCGCATCTGCCTCTGAAGTTGAATATGGCTGGGGTGATTCCGCCGATCTTTGCATCGTCGATCATCCTGTTTCCGGCAACGGTGGCCAGCTGGTTCTCCAGTGGTGATGGCATGCGGTGGTTGAAAGACCTGGCCGGCGCGCTGTCTCCCGGACAACCTCTGTACATCTCGCTGTATGCCATCGCGATCGTGTTCTTCTGCTTCTTTTATACGGCCCTCGTGTTCAACAGCCGCGAGACCGCCGATAACCTGAAGAAGAGTGGCGCGTTCGTTCCAGGGATCCGTCCCGGTGAGCAGACAGCGCGGTATATCGACAAGATCCTGATGCGCCTGACCTTTTCTGGCGCCATCTACATCACGTTGGTGTGCCTGCTGCCAGAGTTTCTGGTTTTGCGTTGGAACGTCCCGTTCTATTTTGGCGGAACGTCCTTGCTGATCATCGTCGTGGTCACCATGGATTTCATGGCCCAGGTACAGGCATACGTGATGTCGCACCAGTACGATTCCTTGCTCAAGAAGGCGAACTTCAAGGGCGGGAACCAGCCGGTGCGCTGA
- the rplO gene encoding 50S ribosomal protein L15, whose amino-acid sequence MQLNTLKPAIGSKHAKRRVGRGIGSGLGKTAGRGHKGQKSRSGGFHKVGFEGGQMPMYRRLPKRGFTSLGQHLYAQVRLSDLQALPVDDIDLQALKQAGVVGQAVRYVKVIKSGELSRKVALKGLTATVGAKAAIEAAGGSLV is encoded by the coding sequence ATGCAATTGAATACGCTCAAGCCGGCTATCGGCAGCAAGCACGCCAAGCGTCGGGTCGGCCGTGGTATCGGTTCCGGCCTCGGCAAGACGGCAGGTCGCGGCCACAAGGGACAGAAGTCCCGTTCGGGCGGCTTCCACAAGGTCGGTTTCGAAGGCGGTCAGATGCCTATGTACCGCCGTCTGCCCAAGCGGGGTTTCACCTCGCTCGGTCAACATCTGTACGCGCAGGTTCGCCTGTCCGATCTGCAAGCCCTGCCTGTCGATGACATCGACCTGCAAGCGCTCAAGCAGGCCGGCGTGGTTGGCCAGGCCGTACGGTACGTCAAGGTCATCAAGTCCGGCGAGCTCTCCCGCAAGGTTGCGCTCAAGGGTCTGACGGCAACGGTCGGCGCCAAGGCAGCGATCGAAGCCGCCGGCGGCTCGTTGGTCTGA
- the rpmD gene encoding 50S ribosomal protein L30 codes for MADTKNVKVTLVRSPIGTPESHRATVRGLGLRGINTTRVLQDTPEVRGMIRKVAYLVTVSEA; via the coding sequence ATGGCAGACACCAAGAACGTCAAAGTGACGCTCGTGCGCTCCCCTATCGGGACGCCCGAGTCGCACCGCGCTACTGTGCGTGGCCTGGGACTGCGTGGCATCAACACCACGCGCGTCCTGCAAGACACGCCCGAAGTCCGCGGGATGATCCGCAAGGTGGCCTATCTGGTCACCGTGTCGGAAGCCTGA
- the rpsE gene encoding 30S ribosomal protein S5: MAKMQGKNSASEERDDGLREKMIAVNRVTKVVKGGRILGFAALTVVGDGDGRVGMGKGKAREVPVAVQKAMEEARRRMIKVPLKNGTLHHTVVGKHGASTVLMSPAAEGTGVIAGGPMRAIFDVLGVRNVVAKSLGSTNPYNLVRATLNGLGLCSTPSDIAAKRGKSVEEILG; this comes from the coding sequence ATGGCCAAGATGCAAGGCAAGAATTCCGCGTCGGAAGAGCGTGACGACGGTCTTCGCGAAAAGATGATCGCGGTCAACCGCGTGACGAAGGTCGTGAAGGGTGGTCGTATCCTCGGTTTCGCGGCGCTGACGGTAGTCGGCGACGGGGACGGACGCGTTGGCATGGGCAAGGGCAAGGCGCGTGAAGTGCCGGTCGCTGTCCAGAAAGCAATGGAAGAAGCCCGCCGCCGCATGATCAAGGTGCCGCTCAAGAACGGTACGTTGCACCATACGGTTGTTGGCAAGCACGGCGCCTCCACGGTGTTGATGTCGCCCGCTGCGGAAGGTACTGGCGTTATCGCCGGCGGCCCGATGCGCGCGATTTTCGACGTCCTGGGCGTGCGGAACGTGGTTGCGAAGAGCCTCGGCTCGACCAACCCGTACAACCTGGTTCGCGCCACGCTCAACGGTTTGGGCCTGTGCTCGACCCCGTCGGATATCGCCGCCAAGCGTGGCAAGTCCGTCGAAGAGATCCTGGGGTAA